A genomic window from Pyxicephalus adspersus chromosome 2, UCB_Pads_2.0, whole genome shotgun sequence includes:
- the SLC35E3 gene encoding solute carrier family 35 member E3, producing MFVSPHWRIAAGLLANLLSSICIVFINKWIYVHHGFPNMSLTLVHFVVTWLGLYLCQRLGVFCPKSLPTSKVLLLALSFCGFVVFTNLSLQNNTIGTYQLAKVMTTPVIILIQTLWYGKTFSMRIKLTLIPITLGVFLNSFYDVKFNALGMVFAALGVFVTSLYQVWVGAKQHELQVNSMQLLYYQAPLSSAMLLAVVPFFEPIIGEGGIFGPWSLTAVVMVLLSGIIAFTVNLSIYWIIGNTSPVTYNMFGHFKFCITLLGGYILFQDPLSINQGFGILCTLLGILIYTHFKLNEQEANKSKLVQRP from the exons ATGTTTGTCTCTCCTCACTGGAGGATTGCTGCTGGCCTTCTGGCAAACTTGCTGTCCTCTATCTGCATTGTATTTATCAACAAGTGGATCTATGTGCATCATGGGTTCCCCAACATGAGCCTGACATTGGTGCACTTTGTGGTCACCTGGCTGGGACTGTACCTGTGCCAGAGACTTGGGGTGTTTTGTCCTAAGTCTCTCCCTACCTCCAAGGTGTTGCTGTTAGCCCTCAGCTTCTGTGGCTTTGTGGTCTTCACCAACTTGTCTCTGCAGAACAACACCATAGGCACCTACCAGCTGGCAAAAGTCATGACTACCCCTGTGATCATCCTCATCCAAACCCTTTGGTATGGCAAGACCTTCTCTATGAGGATCAAGCTCACTTTG ATACCTATAACATTGGGAGTGTTTCTGAACTCTTTCTACGATGTGAAGTTCAATGCTTTGGGGATGGTCTTTGCTGCCCTTGGTGTCTTTGTAACATCTCTTTATCAAGTG TGGGTTGGAGCCAAACAGCATGAGTTACAGGTGAATTCTATGCAGTTGCTGTACTACCAAGCACCTTTGTCCTCTGCTATGCTGCTTGCTGTTGTGCCCTTCTTTGAACCCATAATTGGAGAAGGAGGAATATTTGGACCATGGTCACTCACAGCTGTG GTAATGGTGTTGCTCTCGGGCATTATTGCTTTCACTGTAAACCTCTCCATCTACTGGATAATTGGGAATACTTCACCAGTTAC CTACAACATGTTTGGACACTTCAAATTTTGCATCACGCTTTTGGGAGGATACATCCTATTTCAGGACCCGCTGTCAATTAATCAAGGATTTGGAATATTATGCACTTTGCTTGGTATTTTAATTTACACTCACTTCAAACTTAATGAACAGGaagcaaataaaagtaaattggtCCAGAGGCCATAA